The genomic stretch CTCTATGCTACTATTAAAAAGGACGAATCCCTAATTAAAAAAGTTCATTCATTTTTATTAACAATAGTGAACTTTTTTAAAATAAGTTATGTCTTTTTGATTGTCATTTGAGATGCTGAAAAGCTAAGAAAAAATTTAGGAGGATTTATTTATGCACAATTATTTGATTGCAGTCATTCAAGGAATTGTAGAAGGATTGACAGAATTTTTACCAATTTCCTCAACTGGACATTTAATTTTGTCTGGAGAACTCCTTCATTTTACGGGGGAAAAAGCAGAAACGTTTGAAATCGTCATTCAATTAGGGGCAATTCTAGCCGTAGCGTTCCTCTATTGGCAAAGGGTTCTTGGCTTACTAGGATGGAAGAAAGGATTGGAGTCGGAGAATCATGAGGTTACAGCAAGTCGATTAAATTTGATCCATATCATTGTTGCCATCTTCCCAGCGATGCTGATGGGACTTCTTCTTCATAAAGTAATAAAGACTTATCTTTTCTCACCATATACCGTTTTAATTGGTTTAGTTATCGGTGGAATCTTTATGATTTACGCGGAAAAACGAAATAAAAGAGTTACTGCTGCCACTGTAGATGAAATTACTTATAAACAAGCCTTTTTGATTGGTCTTTCGCAAATTCTCGCGCTTTGGCCAGGTTTTTCTCGTTCAGGAGCTACCATTGCAGGAGGATTGTTGGTTGGAACGAATCATAAAGCAGCTGCAGAATTCTCCTTTATCATTGCAATTCCTATGATGATTGCAGCTAGTGGTTATGATTTATTAAAAAGTTATCAGTACCTATCAGTGAATGATATAGGCTTCTTTGCCGTGGGATTTATTGTTTCTTTTATCGTTGCTTGGTTAGCGGTTGTCTCTTTCCTTAAACTCTTACAAAAAGTCAAATTAACACCTTTTGCTTATTACCGCTTTATTTTAGCGGCCTTATTTTGGCTCTTTATATTAAGGGGTTAATACTTGGATTTCTACATCATACCAACTGATATACCAGTGTGAAGTCGAAAAAAAGGGGCTACATCCCCTTTTTTCTCTTATGGAAAAAGTAATCTACCTTTGTACTAAAAACCGACATTTGAAAAACAAAAATATAATGAAAAATACCTTCACATTTGATAAGTTTAAATTAATGGAAATACCTCCTAAATAGTAGATGTTTCTACATATATTATGATTTGATTTAATTGATTTCATTTTCTATGAATGGTTGAGAGGAGGATTATGATGAGAAATTATGCGATAATCATACCTGCCCTTAATCCAACAAATAGTTTGCTAGATTATGTCAAAAGATTATTAGCAGAAGGTGCTGAACAGATTATTGTTGTAAATGATGGTAGTAAAGAAGAATTAACCTATATCTTTACGGAATTAAATACAATTGAAGGTTGTACTGTTTTGACGCATGAAATAAATAAAGGTAAAGGTAGAGCGTTAAAAACTGCTTTTAAATATTTTCTAGAACACCATAAGGATTTAGAAGGTGTCATCACAGCTGACGCTGATGGACAGCATTCAGTAGAAGATGTTTGTAAAGTAGCAAAGGCATTAGAGAACAGTAACGGAGGAATCATTCTAGGGGTTAGAGATTTTAAACAATCCAACGTTCCACTTCGTAGTTATATAGGAAACAGAACAACAAGTCTTCTATTTCGACTTCTATTTGGCTATAAACTAGAAGATACGCAAACAGGGTTAAGAGGAATTCCTAAAAAAGAACTTCTACAGATTCTGGAACTTAAAGGAGAACGCTACGAATATGAAATGAATATGTTGATTTATGCAAAAAAAATGAATATAAAGTTCAGTGAGATATCGATACAAACTTTATATTTTAATAACAATGCTACTTCTCATTATAATTCTATACAAGATTCTATAAGGGTTCTAACTCAACTCATTTCTGGCTTCCTACATGATTCTTTTTCAACAATTACCTCTCGATTAATTGGTATTATCAGTTTTATTTTGTTGCTCATTTCACTAATGTATTTGTGGGTGTAAAAAATCGATTGTTGGTGAAAGTAATGAAGAATAATTGTTATGGGATATTATTTAGAATGATTCGTGCTATCATTAGAAAATTTTATCCTACATATTCTGTTCAGATTCCGAAAAATATAAATGGCCCAGTTGTGTATGTTTCTCACCATCAAAATCTTTTTGGTCCATTTGTAACGTTGCTTTGGTTTCCAAAATGTTTACATGCCTGGATTCTCAATGTTTTTCTTGATCAATCTTCCTGTTTTAAGCAATACGTTGATTATACTTTTACAAAAAGATATGGATTAAATAGGAATCTAGCAAAAATTTTTGCTTTACCGCTATCCTATTTTGTTTCAAAACTCTTAAATTCTGGAAAGGGCATTCCTGTTTACAGAGGTTCTAGAAAAATATTAACGACCTTTAATCTTAGCGTGGATGCATTAAGTAGAGGGGAAAGCATCGTGATTTTTCCAGATATTGATTATCGTGATCATTCATCAAATATAAAAGAAATGTACGATGGTTTTCTATACTTAGAAAAATACTATTATAAAGCAACTGGAAAACATGTATGTTTTATCCCACTGTATGCCAGTAAGAAAAAGAAAATGTTAATCGCAGATAAACAAATCTATTTTCGAGATGAAGTAGATTTTAACGTAGAACGAAAAAAAGTAGTTCAGGAGATTCATGCCAATCTTAATCATTTAGCAAAAAAATCTGGAGATATCTGATAATAATCGCTAAATGTATTTTCGATCAAATGAAAAGCCACCTTATGATGATAAGGTAGCTTTTTTCATTTATTATATTTACAAAAAATAAGAAAGACGTCCTTCTTTTAGTTGTAAATTTCCTTTTCCATGAAGTAACCGATAGCGATGCTGAACAAGAGCTACATGCCGAATCTGTTGATCACAAAAAGATAGACGATGACCACAATAGATCATATGATTCCCTTCTAAAAATAATTTCGTAATGGATTTATTTTCCTCTTCCATATGAACCATTGACTGAGCAACCACCCAGCCTGTAAAGAACTCCCCATTAGGCTGATTTGAAAGTTTTAACGGAATCAAAATCCAATCCTCTAATAAAGGCAATGGAACCATTTGCTGTTTCCCAATGGCTTGTCCGTACTGTTTGCGTAATGGAACCAAGTCATAACCGAAAAAATGAATCATCTGATTTAGAAACGATTGCGCTGTTGTTGAAAATATTTCCTTGGTACCATCCTGATACAATACCTTAAGTAATAATCCCCGATCTTGAATTGGTTCTGCAAAAAACGCACTTCCTTTTAACATAAAAGGATAAAATTGATTCTTCTTCATCCAAAACCACCCTCGCTCCGCATTTTTCTTTATTATATACAAACATATGTTCTTATTTCAAGTTTTCGACAGAAACTT from Tepidibacillus fermentans encodes the following:
- a CDS encoding glycerol acyltransferase, whose translation is MIRAIIRKFYPTYSVQIPKNINGPVVYVSHHQNLFGPFVTLLWFPKCLHAWILNVFLDQSSCFKQYVDYTFTKRYGLNRNLAKIFALPLSYFVSKLLNSGKGIPVYRGSRKILTTFNLSVDALSRGESIVIFPDIDYRDHSSNIKEMYDGFLYLEKYYYKATGKHVCFIPLYASKKKKMLIADKQIYFRDEVDFNVERKKVVQEIHANLNHLAKKSGDI
- the bacA gene encoding undecaprenyl-diphosphate phosphatase, whose amino-acid sequence is MHNYLIAVIQGIVEGLTEFLPISSTGHLILSGELLHFTGEKAETFEIVIQLGAILAVAFLYWQRVLGLLGWKKGLESENHEVTASRLNLIHIIVAIFPAMLMGLLLHKVIKTYLFSPYTVLIGLVIGGIFMIYAEKRNKRVTAATVDEITYKQAFLIGLSQILALWPGFSRSGATIAGGLLVGTNHKAAAEFSFIIAIPMMIAASGYDLLKSYQYLSVNDIGFFAVGFIVSFIVAWLAVVSFLKLLQKVKLTPFAYYRFILAALFWLFILRG
- a CDS encoding glycosyltransferase family 2 protein — encoded protein: MRNYAIIIPALNPTNSLLDYVKRLLAEGAEQIIVVNDGSKEELTYIFTELNTIEGCTVLTHEINKGKGRALKTAFKYFLEHHKDLEGVITADADGQHSVEDVCKVAKALENSNGGIILGVRDFKQSNVPLRSYIGNRTTSLLFRLLFGYKLEDTQTGLRGIPKKELLQILELKGERYEYEMNMLIYAKKMNIKFSEISIQTLYFNNNATSHYNSIQDSIRVLTQLISGFLHDSFSTITSRLIGIISFILLLISLMYLWV